A stretch of Pseudoclavibacter chungangensis DNA encodes these proteins:
- the glgA gene encoding glycogen synthase: MRIDIVTREYPPAVYGGAGVHVTELVKAMRRDIDVVVRCFGEDRDEPDTYAYDTPVELADANPALGFLGADLEIARDVAGADVVHSHTWYANAAGHVAKLLHGVPHVITAHSLEPLRPWKAEQLGGGYRLSSWMEQVSYEHADRIIAVSNGMRADILRAYPNLDPDKVVTVYNGIDTERWHRVDDPEAARALGIDPDRPAVVFVGRITRQKGLPYLLRAAALLPPEVQLVLIAGAPDTPEIEAEVTELVTELQSTRDGVVWHSGHLGQYEIMAALSASTVFVCPSIYEPLGIVNLEAMACGVAVVGSRTGGIPEVVVDGETGRLVTFEQLQDGTGTPLDPDAFVRDLAAALTEVATDPETAARYGRAGRERVEREFTWDRISRETQAIYRELAG; this comes from the coding sequence GTGCGCATCGACATCGTGACTCGCGAATACCCGCCGGCCGTCTACGGGGGAGCGGGGGTGCACGTCACCGAGCTCGTCAAGGCCATGCGACGCGACATCGACGTCGTCGTCCGCTGCTTCGGCGAGGACCGCGACGAACCGGACACCTACGCCTACGACACGCCCGTCGAGCTCGCCGACGCGAATCCCGCACTCGGCTTCCTCGGCGCCGACCTCGAGATCGCCCGCGACGTCGCGGGCGCCGACGTCGTCCACTCGCACACCTGGTACGCGAACGCGGCCGGACACGTCGCGAAGCTGCTGCACGGCGTGCCGCACGTCATCACCGCCCACTCGCTCGAGCCGCTGCGCCCGTGGAAGGCCGAGCAGCTCGGTGGTGGCTATCGCCTGTCGAGCTGGATGGAGCAGGTCAGCTACGAGCACGCGGATCGCATCATCGCCGTGAGCAACGGCATGCGGGCCGACATCCTGCGCGCGTACCCGAACCTCGACCCCGACAAGGTCGTGACGGTCTACAACGGCATCGACACGGAGCGCTGGCACCGGGTGGACGACCCCGAGGCCGCACGCGCGCTCGGGATCGACCCGGATCGCCCCGCCGTCGTGTTCGTCGGGCGCATCACGCGTCAGAAGGGCCTGCCGTACCTCCTCCGAGCGGCGGCCCTGTTGCCGCCCGAGGTGCAGCTCGTCCTCATCGCGGGCGCGCCCGACACACCCGAGATCGAGGCCGAGGTCACCGAGCTCGTGACGGAGCTGCAGTCGACCCGCGACGGTGTCGTGTGGCACTCGGGACACCTCGGGCAGTACGAGATCATGGCGGCACTCAGCGCCTCGACCGTGTTCGTGTGCCCGTCGATCTACGAACCGCTCGGCATCGTGAACCTCGAGGCGATGGCGTGCGGTGTCGCCGTCGTCGGCTCGCGCACCGGCGGGATCCCGGAAGTCGTCGTCGACGGCGAGACGGGCCGCCTCGTGACGTTCGAGCAGCTGCAGGACGGCACGGGCACCCCACTCGACCCCGACGCCTTCGTCCGGGACCTCGCCGCCGCACTCACCGAGGTCGCGACGGACCCGGAGACGGCCGCGCGCTACGGCCGCGCGGGGCGGGAACGGGTCGAGCGCGAGTTCACGTGGGACCGGATCAGCCGCGAGACGCAGGCGATCTACCGCGAGCTCGCCGGGTGA
- a CDS encoding ABC transporter ATP-binding protein: MPAVLKFTDVVVVRDQRTILDVPDWSVEESERWVVLGPNGAGKSTLLDLASAQAHPTSGTIEVLGEQLGRTDLFELRPRVGFASTAMSRRIPGNERVLDVVMTASYAVTGRWNEQYDEIDRRRALRVLAEWQLEHLADRTYGTLSDGEQKRTQIARAVMTDPELLLLDEPSASLDLGARENLLRSLSSYAANPDAPAIVMVTHHVEEIPTGVTHALLLRDGAVQAAGTIDETLTDEHLSATFGLPLHVTVADGRYSARATA; the protein is encoded by the coding sequence ATGCCCGCCGTTCTGAAGTTCACCGATGTCGTCGTCGTCAGGGACCAGCGCACCATCCTCGATGTGCCGGACTGGTCCGTCGAGGAGTCCGAGCGCTGGGTCGTCCTCGGTCCGAACGGTGCCGGGAAGTCGACGCTGCTCGACCTCGCGTCCGCGCAGGCGCACCCCACGAGCGGCACCATCGAGGTGCTGGGGGAGCAGCTCGGACGCACCGACCTGTTCGAGCTCCGACCCCGTGTCGGGTTCGCGTCGACGGCGATGTCGCGACGCATCCCCGGAAACGAGCGCGTCCTCGACGTCGTCATGACGGCCTCCTACGCCGTCACCGGCCGATGGAACGAGCAGTACGACGAGATCGATCGCCGCCGCGCCCTGCGCGTCCTCGCCGAATGGCAGCTCGAGCACCTCGCCGACCGCACGTACGGCACGCTCTCCGACGGTGAGCAGAAGCGCACGCAGATCGCGCGCGCCGTGATGACCGACCCCGAGCTGCTGCTGCTCGACGAGCCGAGCGCCTCGCTCGACCTCGGCGCGCGCGAGAACCTCCTGCGCTCGCTGTCGAGCTACGCCGCGAACCCGGACGCGCCCGCCATCGTCATGGTGACGCACCACGTCGAGGAGATCCCGACGGGCGTCACGCACGCACTCCTGCTCCGCGACGGCGCGGTGCAGGCGGCGGGCACCATCGACGAGACCCTCACCGACGAGCACCTGAGTGCGACGTTCGGGCTGCCGCTCCACGTCACCGTCGCGGACGGCCGCTACTCGGCACGCGCGACCGCGTAG
- a CDS encoding type B 50S ribosomal protein L31 has product MKANTHPDYTVVVFNDLASGEKFLTRSTRTSDKTIEWEDGNVYPVVDVEISSASHPFYTGKQRIMDSAGRVEKFKNRYAKFGGAK; this is encoded by the coding sequence ATGAAGGCAAACACTCACCCCGATTACACCGTCGTGGTGTTCAACGACCTCGCTTCGGGTGAGAAGTTCCTCACGCGTTCCACCCGCACGAGCGACAAGACGATCGAGTGGGAGGACGGCAACGTCTACCCCGTCGTCGACGTCGAGATCTCGAGCGCCTCGCACCCGTTCTACACGGGCAAGCAGCGCATCATGGACTCGGCCGGTCGCGTCGAGAAGTTCAAGAACCGCTACGCGAAGTTCGGCGGCGCCAAGTAG
- a CDS encoding MFS transporter yields MHLPRALRPFRHHDYRVLAVAMVASLFAAGMWAVAMVYEVIELGGDPVDLSIVGAATSVGLIVTALIGGAVADRLPKRLILRGVEAVNVLAVGMSATASALGVIEIWHLAVTGALLGAAMGFFFPAYSALLPQILAPDELLAANGLEGMGRPVLQQAAGPAAAGMLVAAISPGTAIAGIAVCHLLAFVTLWWLQPERAASGASSVDERHPDAGRSVLRSIGDGILYTARTPWLRWTLVWAVLIVFLYVGPFEVLTPFVLRDRLDLGAEAFGWLLAVNGAGGAIGSITMASLRLPRRYLTWMLMLWGWSMLPIAVFGFASSFWVLAIAAFVVGLGGGAGNVIWGTLLQRRVPHHMLGRVSSLDFFVSLALMPVSMALAGPLAAVVPVETIFLVVGVGSVVVTMLVWSVGRLARDELTVALDVPADDLPADDVAATAAAPSSSAPTDTGVGTADGRAVRASGPGTGAITIPGADHGVSGLVRGTESPDDEPDAERS; encoded by the coding sequence ATGCACCTGCCCCGAGCTCTCCGCCCGTTCCGCCACCACGACTACCGCGTCCTCGCCGTCGCCATGGTCGCCTCGCTCTTCGCCGCCGGCATGTGGGCCGTCGCGATGGTCTACGAGGTCATCGAGCTCGGCGGTGACCCCGTCGACCTGTCGATCGTGGGGGCCGCGACGAGCGTCGGCCTCATCGTGACCGCTCTCATCGGTGGCGCGGTCGCCGACCGCCTGCCCAAGCGACTCATCCTCCGCGGCGTGGAAGCCGTCAACGTGCTCGCCGTCGGGATGTCGGCGACCGCGAGCGCCCTGGGCGTCATCGAGATCTGGCACCTCGCCGTCACCGGTGCGCTCCTCGGGGCCGCGATGGGCTTCTTCTTCCCTGCCTACTCGGCACTCCTACCGCAGATCCTCGCACCGGACGAACTGCTCGCCGCGAACGGCCTGGAGGGCATGGGGCGCCCCGTGCTCCAGCAGGCCGCGGGCCCCGCGGCTGCGGGCATGCTCGTCGCCGCGATCTCGCCCGGAACCGCCATCGCGGGCATCGCGGTGTGCCATCTGCTCGCGTTCGTGACGCTCTGGTGGCTTCAGCCCGAGCGAGCGGCGAGCGGTGCGTCATCCGTCGACGAGCGGCACCCCGACGCCGGTCGGTCGGTGCTCCGGAGCATCGGCGACGGGATCTTGTACACGGCGCGGACCCCCTGGCTGCGCTGGACCCTCGTCTGGGCCGTCCTCATCGTCTTCCTCTACGTCGGTCCGTTCGAGGTCCTCACGCCGTTCGTGCTGCGCGACCGTCTCGACCTCGGGGCGGAGGCGTTCGGCTGGCTGCTCGCGGTGAACGGTGCCGGCGGTGCCATCGGCTCCATCACGATGGCCTCGCTGCGCCTCCCGCGCCGCTACCTCACGTGGATGCTCATGCTGTGGGGCTGGTCGATGCTGCCGATCGCGGTGTTCGGCTTCGCGAGCTCGTTCTGGGTGCTCGCGATCGCGGCGTTCGTCGTCGGCCTCGGCGGCGGCGCGGGCAACGTCATCTGGGGGACGCTCCTGCAGCGTCGCGTACCGCACCACATGCTCGGGCGCGTCTCGAGTCTCGACTTCTTCGTGTCGCTCGCGCTCATGCCCGTCTCGATGGCCCTCGCGGGGCCGCTCGCGGCCGTGGTGCCCGTCGAGACGATCTTCCTCGTCGTCGGCGTCGGATCCGTCGTCGTCACGATGCTCGTCTGGTCCGTCGGCCGTCTCGCGCGGGACGAACTCACCGTGGCACTGGACGTCCCGGCCGACGACCTCCCCGCCGACGACGTGGCGGCGACGGCGGCAGCTCCGTCGTCGAGTGCGCCGACGGACACGGGCGTCGGGACGGCGGACGGGCGCGCGGTGCGCGCGTCCGGTCCGGGAACCGGGGCGATCACGATCCCGGGTGCCGATCACGGCGTGTCCGGACTCGTCCGCGGAACCGAGTCACCGGACGACGAGCCCGACGCCGAGCGATCGTGA
- a CDS encoding exonuclease domain-containing protein: MSWTDRVAVFDLETTGIDPATSRIVTAFIGLIDADGELERGTDWLADPGVEIPEQASAVHGVTTEIARAEGRPAAEVVAAVRAGIEWIATHGVPLVVFNAPYDLSLLAAECRRYDLAPVVVGEQVVDPLVIDRAVDRYRKGKRTLVDMAAVYGVELLDAHTAGDDAVAAGRVTQAIAAAHPDEVGALPLEELHRRQVEWHEAQAADFEDYMRRQRDPDFTADRGWPQRP, from the coding sequence ATGAGCTGGACCGATCGGGTGGCCGTGTTCGACCTGGAGACGACGGGGATCGATCCGGCCACGAGCCGCATCGTGACGGCGTTCATCGGCCTCATCGATGCGGACGGCGAACTCGAGCGCGGAACGGATTGGCTCGCCGACCCCGGTGTGGAGATCCCCGAACAGGCCTCGGCCGTCCACGGTGTGACGACCGAGATCGCGCGGGCGGAGGGGCGGCCGGCGGCCGAGGTCGTCGCGGCCGTCCGGGCGGGTATCGAGTGGATCGCGACCCACGGGGTGCCGCTCGTCGTCTTCAACGCGCCGTACGACCTGAGCCTGCTCGCCGCCGAATGCCGCCGCTACGACCTCGCACCCGTCGTGGTCGGCGAGCAGGTCGTCGACCCGCTCGTCATCGACCGCGCCGTCGACCGGTATCGCAAGGGCAAGCGAACGCTCGTCGACATGGCGGCCGTCTACGGTGTCGAACTGCTCGACGCGCACACGGCGGGCGACGACGCGGTCGCCGCGGGGCGCGTCACGCAGGCGATCGCCGCCGCGCACCCGGACGAGGTCGGCGCGTTGCCCCTCGAGGAATTGCATCGCAGGCAGGTCGAATGGCACGAGGCGCAGGCGGCGGACTTCGAGGACTACATGCGCCGGCAGCGCGACCCCGATTTCACGGCCGACCGCGGGTGGCCGCAACGGCCGTGA